The genomic DNA GAGCGAGGCCCGCTACCGCGCTCGTGAGCAGCTGCTCGGACGCTCGTTGCCGAACGATGCCGTCGGCCGGACGAATGCCGTCGCGGGACAGGTCGTGTTCGCTGCCGACGGGACGATCGACAGTCAGCAGTCGCGGGTCACTGTCGACCTCACGACCTTGCAGAGCGACGAGGCGCGGCGCGACAACTACATCAAGCGGAACACGCTCGAGGTCGACCAGTTTCCCACCGCAGAGTTCCAGCCGACGGCGGTCAGCGGGCTCCCCTGGCCATTGCCGACCAGCGGGCAACTCCAGTTCCAGCTGGAGGGGAATTTGACCGTGCACGGTGTGACCAAGCCGGTCACCTGGCACGTCGAGGCAGCGGTGGACGGGAATCGGATCACCGGAACCGCGACGACCCAGGTGACCTTCGAGGACTTCGGCATGACACCGCCGCGGGTTCCGGTCGTCTTGAGCCTGGAGGATACCATCACGCTCGAACTCGACTTTACGGTCGAACGGGTGCCATGATCCGACGGGCAGGACGTATCACCCGGCGCAGCTTCCTGTCCGCAACACTCGGCCTTGCGGCAGCCTGCCGCAGCCGGGCCAGTCCAACGCAAACTCCCAGCCTGCCCTCTCCCACCTCCTCTCTCGGGCCGGGGCCGAAGGTGACCACCGTGCCCCGGCCCACTTCTGTTCCTCCGACTCCCTCGCCGACCCCGTTTCCGACCGCGACCGCCACCCCGACACCTGCGCCGACCCCCACCCCGCATCCCCTCGCGGCATACACGATCGAAGGGCTGCGCGCCCGCCCCTACCCT from Thermomicrobium sp. 4228-Ro includes the following:
- a CDS encoding YceI family protein produces the protein MVVRLATTVTLLLLTTLLPAACGNTPDATPTPTRPAVAPTATAAALTSPTATDVPTATTVSSSTVTTTSASQPVAGTVTFRIVPDQSEARYRAREQLLGRSLPNDAVGRTNAVAGQVVFAADGTIDSQQSRVTVDLTTLQSDEARRDNYIKRNTLEVDQFPTAEFQPTAVSGLPWPLPTSGQLQFQLEGNLTVHGVTKPVTWHVEAAVDGNRITGTATTQVTFEDFGMTPPRVPVVLSLEDTITLELDFTVERVP